The proteins below come from a single Psychrobacter sp. PL19 genomic window:
- the pyrE gene encoding orotate phosphoribosyltransferase, whose protein sequence is MHTVSFSSQNFSSHDFIQLALDNKVLKFGDFVLKSGRISPYFFNAGLLATGEMLSLLARGYAEALAAQMAVNNDASGNDKSLSDNQELVIFGAAYKGIPFVAATAQALWLHHGINAKWGYNRKEVKTHGEGGNLVGADVSGKSVWILDDVITAGTAMREVVDILEQAGASVAGIIVALDRKEKGQAEYSAIQELATNLRTPVRALVDMDDLIGYLANENSQYKNPTQLARMQHYRAQYGV, encoded by the coding sequence ATGCACACCGTTTCATTTTCATCTCAGAACTTTTCATCGCACGATTTTATTCAGTTAGCCTTAGATAACAAGGTGCTTAAGTTTGGCGATTTTGTTCTGAAGTCTGGACGTATTAGTCCTTATTTCTTTAATGCAGGCTTACTGGCGACCGGTGAAATGTTGTCACTATTGGCACGCGGTTATGCTGAAGCGTTAGCGGCGCAAATGGCTGTTAATAATGATGCTAGTGGCAATGATAAAAGCCTTTCTGATAATCAGGAGTTAGTTATTTTTGGTGCCGCCTACAAAGGCATTCCATTTGTCGCTGCAACTGCACAAGCGTTATGGCTACATCATGGTATCAATGCCAAATGGGGTTATAATCGTAAAGAAGTCAAAACCCATGGTGAAGGTGGTAATTTAGTCGGTGCCGATGTCAGCGGTAAGTCGGTATGGATACTTGATGACGTTATCACTGCGGGCACGGCTATGCGCGAAGTGGTCGATATTTTAGAGCAGGCAGGTGCCAGTGTGGCAGGTATCATCGTCGCCCTTGATCGTAAAGAAAAAGGCCAAGCGGAGTATTCTGCTATTCAAGAGCTGGCGACTAATCTACGTACACCAGTACGTGCGCTCGTTGATATGGATGATCTAATTGGTTATCTGGCCAATGAAAATAGCCAATATAAAAACCCTACCCAGCTTGCAAGAATGCAGCATTATCGTGCGCAGTATGGTGTATAA
- a CDS encoding DUF2789 family protein, whose protein sequence is MLGDPDYSINDLFAQLGLDSSDAAIDAFVEKNQLAKEEKLIESDIWKDNQRMFLQEEWTKDAAWVEVIDDLNVRLHPSA, encoded by the coding sequence ATGTTAGGTGACCCTGATTATAGTATTAATGACTTATTTGCCCAGTTGGGATTGGATAGCTCAGATGCGGCTATTGACGCCTTCGTAGAAAAAAACCAGCTAGCAAAAGAGGAAAAGCTGATAGAGTCTGATATTTGGAAGGACAATCAACGCATGTTCTTGCAAGAAGAATGGACCAAAGATGCCGCATGGGTTGAGGTTATCGATGACTTGAATGTACGTTTGCATCCGAGTGCGTAA
- a CDS encoding malate dehydrogenase, producing the protein MKQPVRVAVTGAAGNISYAMLFRIASGEMLGNDQPIILQLLEIAPALDALKGVVMELEDCAFPLVAGIVQTDDATVAFKDVDYALLVGSRPRGPGMERKDLLEANAAIFSAQGKALNEVASRDVKVLVVGNPANTNAVIAQRNAPDLDPRNFTAMTRLDHNRAMAQLAEKTDTTINDVKKMIIWGNHSSTQYPDLTTCTVNGKPALDLVDRDWYENTYIPEVQKRGAAIIKARGASSAASAGNAAIAHVRTWVMGTDDNDWVSMGVYSNGEYGIAKGLIYSFPCTCKNGDWSIVADLDVSSDFSKEKMAATEQELSEERDAVSHLLP; encoded by the coding sequence ATGAAACAGCCTGTACGTGTTGCCGTGACTGGTGCCGCTGGTAATATCAGCTATGCTATGCTTTTTCGTATTGCATCTGGCGAAATGCTAGGTAATGATCAGCCTATTATTTTGCAATTACTTGAAATCGCCCCAGCACTTGATGCACTTAAAGGTGTGGTCATGGAATTAGAAGACTGTGCATTTCCTTTAGTCGCAGGTATTGTACAAACTGACGATGCCACTGTTGCTTTTAAAGATGTCGACTATGCTTTGCTGGTAGGCTCACGTCCTCGTGGCCCAGGTATGGAACGTAAAGACTTATTAGAAGCCAATGCTGCGATTTTCTCAGCACAAGGTAAAGCCTTGAATGAGGTGGCAAGCCGTGATGTCAAAGTATTAGTCGTGGGCAACCCTGCTAATACCAACGCCGTTATCGCTCAGCGTAACGCACCAGATCTAGACCCACGTAATTTCACTGCTATGACTCGTTTAGATCACAACCGCGCGATGGCACAGTTGGCCGAAAAAACCGACACCACCATCAATGACGTGAAAAAAATGATTATTTGGGGTAACCATTCATCTACTCAGTATCCTGATTTGACCACTTGTACTGTAAATGGTAAGCCAGCTCTAGATCTAGTAGATCGTGATTGGTACGAAAACACTTATATTCCAGAAGTCCAAAAACGTGGTGCTGCAATTATTAAAGCGCGCGGCGCTTCTTCTGCGGCCTCTGCTGGCAATGCTGCTATTGCACACGTACGTACTTGGGTAATGGGCACCGATGATAACGATTGGGTATCAATGGGCGTTTACTCTAACGGCGAATATGGTATTGCCAAAGGCTTGATTTACTCGTTCCCATGTACTTGCAAAAATGGCGACTGGTCTATCGTTGCTGACCTTGATGTGTCATCTGATTTCTCGAAAGAGAAAATGGCGGCTACTGAGCAAGAACTTAGCGAAGAGCGTGATGCCGTGTCGCATCTACTGCCATAA
- the ribF gene encoding riboflavin biosynthesis protein RibF has translation MNTYFLEQLIALPNATLTDTKLIELAPCVLTIGNFDGVHLGHQAMLAQVQSLAEQQKLSAAVMVFEPQPREFFAPATAPARLTNLAEKQALLAEFGVETLIVANFDTNFRALSAQAFADILAQRLNVKALVLGDDFCFGHDRTGDSQFLRAYGLQVTNLHTVTDDTDTAKRISSTRVRDLLLAGDINAANQLLKRDYAITGPVIGGDKIGRTMNFPTANIDLARIKPALHGIFAVDVVRLDGSGEVIPNGLTELADNEQTGVAGLRPDSLFGTASVGTRPSVNKGDEWRLEIHFPQFQANLYDQTLHVRFLHFLHGERNYAGLEALKTGIHSDVADLLEWRSQQLN, from the coding sequence ATGAATACCTATTTTCTTGAACAATTGATTGCGTTACCAAACGCGACGCTCACAGATACTAAACTAATAGAGTTAGCGCCTTGTGTGCTCACTATTGGTAACTTCGACGGTGTGCATCTGGGCCATCAAGCGATGCTCGCCCAAGTCCAAAGTTTGGCGGAACAGCAAAAATTGAGTGCGGCAGTGATGGTATTCGAGCCTCAGCCACGTGAATTTTTTGCGCCAGCAACCGCTCCTGCACGTTTAACTAATTTAGCAGAAAAACAAGCTTTATTGGCAGAATTTGGAGTTGAGACCTTAATTGTAGCCAACTTTGATACTAATTTTCGGGCGCTATCAGCGCAAGCGTTTGCTGACATTTTAGCGCAACGCTTAAATGTAAAAGCCCTAGTATTAGGCGATGACTTCTGTTTTGGCCACGATCGTACTGGTGACAGTCAATTTTTACGGGCATATGGCTTGCAGGTGACTAATTTACATACGGTCACTGACGATACAGATACCGCTAAGCGCATCAGCTCTACTCGTGTTCGTGATTTACTATTGGCCGGTGATATCAACGCTGCTAACCAGCTACTTAAACGCGACTATGCTATCACTGGTCCAGTTATTGGCGGCGATAAAATCGGGCGCACGATGAACTTCCCGACCGCAAATATAGATTTGGCGCGAATCAAACCTGCCTTGCACGGTATCTTTGCGGTAGATGTCGTACGTTTGGATGGTTCTGGAGAGGTCATACCTAATGGCTTAACCGAATTAGCAGACAATGAACAAACAGGGGTAGCCGGTCTGCGTCCTGATAGCTTATTTGGTACTGCCAGTGTTGGTACTAGACCTTCTGTGAATAAAGGCGATGAATGGCGCTTAGAGATTCACTTCCCGCAATTCCAAGCGAATTTATATGATCAAACTTTGCACGTACGTTTTTTGCATTTCTTACATGGTGAGCGTAATTACGCAGGGTTAGAGGCACTAAAAACCGGTATCCATAGCGATGTGGCAGATTTACTTGAATGGCGGTCACAGCAGCTTAATTAA
- the ampD gene encoding 1,6-anhydro-N-acetylmuramyl-L-alanine amidase AmpD, producing MPISSQLAPLMTINNGRLSSATWLCSKNNNARPDGININAIVIHNISLPPNEFGACDANGLHYVKALFTNQLDWQAHPYFQTIEGAEVSAHLFIERDGAITQFVDFNERAWHAGRSSYLGRSECNDYSIGIELEGSDFVPFTALQYEMLGQVVAALYDAYPKTRRHLTGHSDIAPGRKTDPGDYFEWARLRETVATLLS from the coding sequence ATGCCAATATCGTCGCAGCTTGCTCCATTAATGACTATTAATAACGGCCGCCTATCATCAGCTACATGGCTGTGTTCAAAAAATAATAATGCACGTCCTGATGGTATAAATATCAACGCTATCGTCATTCATAATATCAGCTTACCACCCAATGAGTTTGGCGCATGCGATGCTAATGGCTTGCACTATGTTAAAGCATTATTTACCAATCAATTAGACTGGCAGGCGCATCCATATTTTCAAACTATTGAGGGCGCAGAAGTTTCGGCGCATCTATTCATTGAGCGTGATGGGGCCATTACTCAATTTGTAGACTTTAATGAACGCGCATGGCATGCAGGGAGATCCAGCTACCTTGGCCGTTCTGAGTGTAATGATTATAGCATTGGTATTGAGCTTGAAGGCTCAGATTTTGTGCCATTTACAGCGTTGCAATATGAGATGCTGGGGCAAGTGGTCGCAGCCTTATATGACGCCTATCCTAAAACCCGCCGACATTTAACTGGTCATAGCGATATCGCCCCTGGTCGCAAGACCGATCCGGGTGATTATTTTGAATGGGCGCGGTTGCGTGAGACTGTTGCCACATTATTGTCTTAG
- a CDS encoding Lnb N-terminal periplasmic domain-containing protein, with the protein MFINSKISNSIAIDCTRREISSRARLPLAITGLLLTAQAQAFLPTPLSIVTTGELAPSSQTAVAINPQTPIASALSQNDSSSDNSVSANSNNNNNNDATLVQNAEAEQLLMTWRQQVQADNLAQHTTWRRLLYFLDDKKSLFAQGESKSLVDNKNFFLSANGQQDSGAELDAMLVALTKEVTLSAAKKNSNSKIPTVSNNSVLCRFPARVQWLTEQLPIDNSRLQAKCPALDNWMATLAPEQLSVMFAQEYLDNPLSAFAHTLLRIDSKTSAADSNQIHHAYALNDTVDGDPDDSFVIYAIKSMTGRYNNKIEIDPYPKKLAKYLQDDERDAWTYQLALTPAEVQQVMSHVWETKELSLPYYFTTDNCASEILRLIDVVRPKKHLLSQLPYAVVPSDVVQLLADEKLLANTRYTPADNTLRQAQLNDAKQSRKQLSYRNTGQDTFNDIKSAQINPASSISADGQSLLPITIAVADNNPLDRQSLQNGHIGVGQRGDNRYIDVGLRAGYHDSLDRPTGFPQFFNLEGLAATLRLYDTDDRDNAQQPSSVVLQNFTLIRGRSFNPVNSAKKGKTWGVSIEATRVNDGSQQDGTDHLVGSMTYETGKSWAFGTPRAQTGEMPPQLCYALATGATQAGRGINKGVRVGAGVNAGCRYQINNQLRAQAELQLPYWYHGGSDEPDVRGHYWQPVTTLGLQYDIDKKQALRLNASYDWQDRVDANDDIQLSYRRYF; encoded by the coding sequence ATGTTCATAAACTCTAAAATTTCTAACTCTATTGCTATAGATTGTACGCGAAGAGAAATAAGCTCGCGAGCGCGTTTGCCACTGGCTATTACCGGGCTACTCTTGACTGCGCAAGCACAGGCATTTTTACCCACACCGCTATCGATTGTGACCACGGGCGAGTTAGCACCTAGCTCACAGACAGCGGTAGCAATAAACCCACAGACTCCCATAGCATCGGCGCTTAGCCAAAATGATAGTAGCAGTGACAATAGTGTCAGTGCTAATAGTAATAACAATAATAACAACGATGCAACCTTAGTACAAAATGCTGAGGCTGAACAGTTACTGATGACATGGCGCCAACAAGTACAAGCAGACAACCTTGCACAGCACACCACATGGCGACGGTTACTGTATTTTCTTGACGATAAAAAAAGTCTTTTTGCTCAGGGTGAGTCTAAAAGTCTAGTCGATAATAAAAATTTCTTTTTGAGTGCGAATGGACAGCAAGATTCAGGTGCTGAGCTCGACGCCATGCTAGTCGCACTTACTAAAGAAGTGACCCTGTCTGCTGCAAAGAAAAATAGTAATAGCAAAATCCCAACGGTCTCTAATAACTCAGTATTGTGTCGTTTTCCCGCGCGGGTACAGTGGTTGACAGAACAATTACCAATTGATAACTCACGCCTGCAGGCTAAGTGTCCAGCGCTTGATAACTGGATGGCAACTCTAGCACCTGAGCAGCTGTCAGTTATGTTTGCCCAAGAGTATTTAGATAATCCGTTGTCCGCTTTTGCTCATACGCTATTGCGTATTGATTCAAAGACCAGTGCTGCTGATTCCAACCAAATTCATCATGCGTATGCACTTAACGATACCGTCGATGGTGACCCTGATGACAGCTTTGTAATCTATGCTATTAAGTCGATGACCGGCCGCTATAACAATAAGATAGAAATTGACCCTTATCCAAAAAAGCTGGCCAAATATCTGCAAGATGATGAGCGTGATGCGTGGACCTATCAGTTGGCATTGACCCCAGCGGAAGTACAACAAGTGATGTCTCATGTTTGGGAAACTAAAGAGTTGTCGTTGCCGTATTACTTCACCACTGATAATTGTGCTTCTGAAATTCTACGCTTAATTGATGTGGTGCGTCCCAAGAAACACTTATTAAGTCAGCTGCCTTATGCAGTTGTTCCCTCTGACGTTGTCCAATTACTCGCCGATGAAAAGCTCTTAGCAAATACTCGCTATACGCCAGCTGATAATACTCTTCGTCAAGCGCAGCTCAATGATGCCAAACAGTCTCGCAAGCAACTTAGTTATCGAAACACTGGGCAAGATACTTTTAATGACATTAAATCAGCACAAATTAATCCAGCTTCCAGTATATCAGCCGATGGACAATCGCTCCTGCCCATAACTATCGCTGTCGCTGATAATAATCCGTTAGACCGTCAATCTCTACAGAATGGTCATATTGGGGTTGGTCAGCGCGGTGATAACCGCTATATCGATGTTGGGTTGCGAGCGGGGTATCATGATAGCCTTGATCGCCCGACAGGCTTTCCTCAGTTTTTTAATTTAGAAGGGCTGGCGGCAACGCTACGCTTGTATGATACCGATGACCGCGATAATGCTCAGCAGCCAAGCAGTGTGGTCTTGCAGAATTTTACTTTAATCCGTGGCCGTTCCTTCAATCCAGTGAACTCGGCTAAAAAAGGTAAAACATGGGGTGTGAGTATTGAGGCAACTCGTGTTAATGACGGCTCACAACAAGACGGCACTGACCACTTGGTAGGCAGCATGACCTATGAGACTGGTAAGTCGTGGGCATTTGGCACACCGCGGGCGCAGACAGGTGAGATGCCACCGCAGCTATGCTATGCGTTAGCAACGGGTGCGACGCAAGCAGGACGCGGTATTAATAAAGGCGTTCGCGTTGGTGCAGGGGTAAATGCGGGTTGCCGCTATCAAATTAACAATCAGTTACGCGCGCAAGCTGAATTGCAATTGCCGTATTGGTATCATGGCGGTAGTGACGAGCCTGATGTTCGGGGTCATTATTGGCAGCCCGTTACCACCCTTGGGCTACAATATGATATTGATAAAAAACAAGCACTACGTCTTAATGCCAGCTATGACTGGCAAGATCGGGTCGATGCTAATGACGATATACAGCTTTCATATAGGCGTTATTTCTAA
- a CDS encoding ribonuclease T2, which produces MIKKYLNLPILLQNGHQLSASPALRVRLLKRLNGNQLTISATLSGLSLLKVSPADKKYNKSNTALKIAGLLLLPGLMLSSAQAANAAKTGQRVLMIEMTPALCSLQPSRARMRQCLEGYSLTVSGLDLGYGERCGRGSEPRLTPLQLKVVNRIMPDTTVRTQAWQHYGACSPLSASSYFRQIVNHAGALKLPNELNTGNTYTVSKLRFISQMTRLNSGMTSASIDLICQAGSRRQTMLTDVHVCYEGSQFGTCNKVVDNCGTNFIISGGK; this is translated from the coding sequence ATGATTAAGAAATACTTAAATTTGCCGATATTATTACAAAATGGACATCAGTTATCTGCCAGTCCGGCGTTAAGAGTACGCCTGCTAAAGAGACTAAATGGCAACCAACTAACTATAAGCGCCACTTTATCAGGTCTTAGTCTATTAAAAGTCAGCCCGGCGGATAAAAAATATAACAAGTCCAACACAGCACTCAAAATTGCCGGTTTACTGTTATTACCAGGGCTCATGCTAAGCTCAGCACAAGCGGCCAATGCGGCTAAGACCGGCCAACGAGTCTTGATGATTGAGATGACCCCAGCCCTATGTAGTCTGCAGCCTTCGCGAGCGCGTATGCGTCAATGCTTAGAGGGTTACTCTCTAACGGTCTCTGGTCTCGATCTCGGTTATGGCGAACGCTGTGGACGGGGTAGCGAGCCACGTTTAACGCCATTACAGTTAAAAGTGGTCAACCGTATCATGCCTGACACCACTGTCCGTACTCAAGCGTGGCAACACTACGGCGCTTGTAGTCCGTTAAGTGCTAGCAGTTATTTTCGCCAGATCGTCAATCATGCTGGAGCATTAAAGCTACCCAATGAGTTGAATACGGGCAATACCTATACCGTTTCCAAATTACGCTTTATCAGTCAAATGACTCGCTTGAATAGTGGAATGACCTCAGCCAGTATTGACTTGATTTGCCAAGCGGGCAGTCGACGTCAGACCATGCTTACCGATGTTCACGTTTGTTACGAAGGCAGCCAATTTGGCACTTGCAACAAGGTAGTAGATAACTGCGGCACAAATTTTATTATCTCAGGTGGTAAATAA
- the gshB gene encoding glutathione synthase: MSQSNLKHPLSSRSLKILVIMDPIEQVNYKKDTSLAMMWAAQDRGHQLGYCQIHDLWLDRGQLMIDSQLVTVQRDPDNFYTLGDKESGPVSDYDVILMRKDPPFDMRFVYATYMLDHAKAAGVLVVNDPQAIRDCNEKLFATWFSDYMSPTIVTSKQAHIRKFIAEQQDVIVKPLDGMGGTGIFRLTADSPNIGVTLEILTELGTLPIMAQRYLPEIKEGDKRVLIVDGVVVDYSLARIPTKGETRGNLAVGGSGVAMPLTDIERQVAQVVAPIVKEKGLMFVGLDLIGGRITEINVTSPTCVREIDDQCGTDIATDLIVAIEGRC; encoded by the coding sequence ATGAGCCAGTCGAACCTTAAACACCCTTTGTCCAGTCGCTCCTTGAAGATCTTAGTTATCATGGACCCTATCGAGCAGGTAAATTATAAAAAAGACACCAGCTTAGCGATGATGTGGGCCGCTCAAGATCGTGGGCATCAGTTGGGTTATTGCCAAATTCATGACTTATGGCTTGATCGCGGTCAGTTGATGATAGATTCACAATTGGTAACCGTGCAGCGTGATCCTGATAACTTCTATACGTTAGGCGATAAAGAGTCTGGTCCGGTTAGCGACTATGATGTGATCTTGATGCGTAAAGACCCACCGTTTGATATGCGCTTTGTTTATGCCACCTATATGCTTGATCATGCTAAGGCAGCAGGTGTGCTAGTGGTCAATGACCCACAAGCCATTCGCGATTGTAATGAGAAGTTATTTGCCACTTGGTTTAGCGATTACATGAGCCCAACGATTGTGACCAGTAAACAAGCACATATTCGTAAGTTTATCGCTGAGCAGCAGGATGTCATTGTGAAGCCGCTAGATGGCATGGGCGGCACCGGTATTTTTCGTCTGACTGCTGATAGCCCTAACATTGGAGTAACGTTGGAGATATTGACCGAACTTGGAACCTTACCAATTATGGCGCAGCGTTATTTGCCAGAGATTAAAGAAGGTGATAAGCGCGTATTGATTGTTGATGGGGTGGTAGTTGATTACTCTTTAGCGCGTATTCCAACCAAGGGCGAGACCCGTGGTAATTTAGCAGTAGGCGGCAGCGGAGTAGCAATGCCGCTCACCGATATTGAACGCCAAGTGGCACAAGTAGTCGCGCCAATTGTTAAAGAAAAGGGGTTGATGTTCGTAGGATTAGACTTGATTGGCGGACGTATCACAGAAATTAATGTCACCAGTCCCACTTGTGTACGTGAGATTGATGACCAGTGTGGTACTGATATTGCGACCGACCTCATAGTAGCGATAGAAGGGCGCTGCTAA
- the murJ gene encoding murein biosynthesis integral membrane protein MurJ, with product MAKSRLFRSTMVVSSMTMLSRILGLVRDIVLLSVFGAGGLMDAFLVAFKIPNFLRRLFAEGAFSQAFVPVLSEYKEKYSLQQVQILVSRTSGALLLILSMLTVVVMLMAPWVVTLFAPGFVDQPDKFAITAELLRLTFPYLLFISMTAFASGILQSYGRFAAPAFAPVLLNLCMIGAALVFSPMFETPIMALGYAVAIAGLLQLLIQLPQLSQQKLLVLPKIDFQHEGVKRILKLMLPAIFGVSVTQINLLLNTIFASLMIGGSVSWLYAAERMSELPLGLIGVAIGTVILPSLSKSEAQKDDVTFKKTIDWAARLIVVVGLPAAAALFMLSDVLMQALFLRGEFTMRDAQMSSLALRSMAGGILGFMLIKVFAPAFFARQDIRTPVKIGIISVFANMVFSVIFIGIFYLLEIPLHGGLALATTGASFVNAGLLYYFLHKRDIFRFGSHWKKLFAQFVMATSAMVGVLYVMLPYFPTGEAQWQRLVALLIMCSVGAAVYGVVLLASGFRPHQLKHG from the coding sequence ATGGCAAAAAGTCGGTTATTTCGTTCAACCATGGTGGTCAGCAGTATGACCATGTTGTCGCGTATTTTAGGATTGGTACGTGACATAGTGTTATTAAGTGTTTTTGGTGCAGGCGGTTTGATGGATGCCTTTTTGGTCGCCTTTAAGATACCTAACTTTTTGCGGCGGCTATTTGCTGAAGGCGCGTTCAGCCAAGCCTTTGTACCCGTGTTGTCCGAATACAAAGAAAAATATAGCTTACAACAGGTACAGATCTTGGTCAGTCGCACTTCAGGGGCACTGTTGCTAATTTTATCGATGCTTACCGTGGTGGTTATGTTGATGGCACCCTGGGTAGTGACTTTATTTGCGCCCGGCTTTGTGGATCAGCCCGATAAGTTTGCTATCACAGCAGAACTATTGCGCCTAACCTTTCCTTATTTATTATTTATCTCGATGACCGCCTTTGCCAGTGGTATTTTACAAAGTTACGGTCGCTTTGCAGCACCTGCTTTTGCACCAGTATTATTAAACCTGTGTATGATTGGCGCAGCGCTGGTCTTCTCGCCGATGTTCGAAACGCCCATTATGGCGCTCGGCTACGCAGTGGCTATCGCTGGCTTATTACAGTTATTGATTCAACTGCCACAGTTGTCGCAACAAAAGCTGTTGGTCCTACCTAAAATCGACTTTCAGCATGAAGGCGTCAAACGCATCCTAAAGTTGATGCTTCCTGCTATTTTTGGGGTATCGGTTACTCAGATTAACTTGCTGCTCAATACTATATTTGCCTCGCTTATGATTGGTGGTTCAGTTTCCTGGTTATATGCTGCTGAGCGTATGAGTGAGCTACCATTAGGACTGATTGGAGTGGCAATTGGTACGGTTATTCTACCGAGCTTGTCAAAAAGTGAAGCCCAAAAAGATGATGTCACCTTTAAAAAGACCATTGATTGGGCGGCGCGACTGATTGTGGTGGTCGGTCTGCCCGCCGCCGCCGCGTTGTTTATGCTCTCTGATGTGCTGATGCAGGCGCTGTTCTTACGCGGTGAGTTTACTATGCGTGATGCACAAATGAGTTCGCTTGCGCTACGTAGTATGGCAGGTGGTATTTTAGGCTTTATGCTTATTAAAGTATTCGCTCCAGCCTTTTTTGCCCGTCAAGATATCAGAACACCAGTGAAAATCGGTATTATTTCAGTCTTTGCTAATATGGTTTTTAGCGTTATTTTTATTGGTATATTTTATTTACTTGAGATTCCGCTACACGGTGGTCTAGCACTCGCCACTACCGGTGCTTCTTTTGTTAATGCCGGTCTATTATACTATTTCTTACACAAACGAGATATTTTCCGTTTTGGTAGCCATTGGAAGAAGCTATTTGCGCAGTTTGTAATGGCCACCAGCGCCATGGTCGGCGTACTTTATGTGATGCTGCCCTACTTCCCCACCGGCGAGGCACAATGGCAGCGTTTGGTTGCGCTGCTCATTATGTGTAGCGTTGGCGCAGCCGTCTATGGCGTCGTGTTATTGGCCAGTGGCTTTCGTCCGCACCAGCTTAAACATGGTTAA
- a CDS encoding GNAT family N-acetyltransferase: MSDINAAPTMLSVDRLTDQFIVQRAGIEDLSVILAIYNQTIAGKQATANLVPVTSDERAAWFEDHLNNPTRPIYVVKTVNAINHTDPTDQIDAMEPTSIIIAWGSFSDLYARTAYNISSEISVYLHYDYHGRGLGKLLTRWMLTQAPSLGIQNVVALVFAHNQPSLGLFNKLGFEQWGYMPQVCDMQGFIADVVMLGKALAVDNSNQI; this comes from the coding sequence ATGTCCGACATCAACGCTGCGCCGACCATGTTATCTGTAGATAGGCTTACTGACCAGTTTATAGTACAGCGTGCAGGCATAGAAGACCTTTCAGTTATCTTAGCCATTTATAATCAAACCATTGCTGGCAAACAGGCCACGGCCAACTTAGTACCAGTCACCAGTGATGAACGCGCTGCTTGGTTTGAGGACCATCTCAATAATCCTACCCGTCCAATCTATGTGGTTAAAACAGTAAACGCTATTAACCACACCGATCCAACCGATCAGATTGACGCAATGGAGCCTACATCAATAATTATTGCTTGGGGCAGTTTTAGCGATTTATATGCGCGTACTGCCTATAACATCAGCAGTGAGATTAGTGTTTATTTGCATTACGACTATCATGGGAGAGGGCTTGGTAAGTTATTAACCCGTTGGATGCTAACGCAAGCGCCAAGCCTGGGTATTCAAAATGTGGTAGCGCTGGTCTTTGCTCACAATCAACCCAGTCTCGGTCTATTCAACAAGCTCGGCTTTGAGCAGTGGGGATATATGCCACAAGTGTGTGACATGCAAGGTTTTATCGCCGATGTTGTTATGCTTGGCAAAGCGCTTGCTGTAGATAACAGTAACCAAATTTAG
- a CDS encoding SDR family oxidoreductase: MATQKLLIIGQGDIGLPVTNMLAQDNLPVTGLARSAREHYALDDKADFMQADASTLTAEQLKAFTGIAIIVTPDEYSTSGYNDSYLSICQHLATLSDTLETLERVVFISSTGIYGQDNGEWIDESTAPIMPKREASRVIRQAEQALQQGFGDKAIIIRSSGIYGCERLMRLRKAKEGQKDPIAAESWSNRIMDRDLVNVITKVLTIEAPKPLYIATDYLPVTTLELTTWLSKQVGETPPEADNEKTSVTGKRLHSNIPLAWLNYPDWQAGYRDILQQQQ; the protein is encoded by the coding sequence ATGGCCACTCAGAAATTACTTATTATTGGTCAAGGCGATATTGGTCTACCAGTAACTAACATGCTTGCCCAAGATAATTTGCCAGTTACCGGACTTGCGCGTAGTGCACGTGAACATTACGCATTGGACGATAAAGCGGACTTTATGCAGGCTGATGCGTCGACGCTCACCGCCGAGCAGTTAAAAGCTTTTACTGGTATTGCTATTATCGTTACCCCTGACGAGTACTCAACCAGTGGCTATAACGACAGTTATTTGAGTATTTGTCAGCACCTAGCAACGCTTAGTGATACGTTAGAAACCCTTGAGCGGGTGGTGTTTATTTCTTCAACGGGTATTTATGGTCAAGACAACGGCGAATGGATTGATGAGTCTACCGCGCCTATTATGCCTAAGCGCGAAGCATCACGAGTGATACGTCAAGCAGAACAAGCGTTGCAACAAGGGTTCGGTGATAAGGCGATTATCATTCGCTCCAGTGGTATTTATGGGTGTGAGCGTTTGATGCGTCTACGTAAAGCTAAGGAAGGGCAAAAAGACCCCATTGCCGCCGAGAGCTGGAGCAATCGAATTATGGATCGCGATCTAGTAAATGTTATTACCAAAGTGTTAACGATTGAGGCACCGAAGCCCCTTTACATTGCCACGGATTATCTGCCAGTTACCACGCTTGAATTGACTACTTGGCTCAGTAAGCAGGTAGGAGAGACGCCACCAGAGGCTGATAATGAAAAAACGTCTGTGACTGGTAAGCGTTTACACAGCAATATTCCATTAGCTTGGCTCAATTATCCTGATTGGCAGGCCGGTTATCGTGATATCTTACAGCAGCAACAGTGA